A single Theropithecus gelada isolate Dixy chromosome 7b, Tgel_1.0, whole genome shotgun sequence DNA region contains:
- the LOC112629349 gene encoding olfactory receptor 4K3 — translation MAWSNQSVVTEFILRGLSSSLELQIFYFLFFSVVYAATVLGNLLIVVTIASEPHLHSPMYFLLGNLSFIDMSLASFATPKMIADFLSEHKVISFEGCMTQIFFLHLLGGAEIVLLISMAFDRYVAICKPLRYLTIMSRRMCVGLVILSWIVGIFHALSQLAFTVNLPFCGPNEVDSFFCDLPLVIKLACVDTYILGVFMVSTSGMIALVCFILLVISYTIILVIVRQHSSGGSSKVLSTCSAHFTVVTLFFGPCIFIYVWPFTNFPIDKVLSVFYTIFTPLLNPVIYTLRNKDVKYSMRKLSSHIFKSRKTDHTP, via the coding sequence ATGGCCTGGAGTAATCAGTCTGTGGTAACCGAATTCATACTACGGGGTCTGTCCAGTTCTTTAGAACTCCAGATTTTCTACTTCCTGTTTTTCTCCGTAGTCTATGCAGCCACTGTGCTGGGGAACCTTCTTATTGTGGTCACCATTGCATCAGAGCCACACCTTCATTCCCCCATGTACTTTCTGCTGGGCAATCTCTCCTTCATTGACATGTCCCTGGCCTCATTTGCCACCCCCAAAATGATTGCAGACTTCCTCAGTGAACACAAAGTCATCTCTTTTGAAGGCTGCATGACCCAGATATTCTTCCTACATCTCTTAGGAGGTGCTGAGATTGTACTGCTGATCTCCATGGCCTTTGATAGGTATGTGGCTATCTGTAAGCCTCTACGTTACCTAACTATCATGAGCCGGAGAATGTGTGTTGGGCTTGTGATACTTTCCTGGATTGTCGGCATCTTCCATGCTCTGAGTCAGTTAGCATTTACAGTGAATCTGCCCTTCTGTGGACCCAATGAAGTAGACAGTTTCTTTTGTGACCTCCCTTTGGTGATTAAACTCGCTTGTGTTGACACATATATTCTGGGGGTGTTCATGGTCTCAACCAGTGGCATGATTGCCCTGGTGTGCTTCATCCTCTTGGTGATCTCCTACACTATCATCCTGGTCATTGTTCGGCAGCATTCCTCTGGTGGATCCTCCAAAGTGCTCTCCACTTGCAGTGCCCACTTTACTGTTGTGACCCTTTTCTTTGGTCCATGCATTTTCATCTACGTGTGGCCTTTCACAAATTTCCCAATAGACAAAGTACTCTCAGTGTTTTATACCATATTCACTCCCCTCTTGAATCCAGTGATCTATACCCTTAGGAATAAAGATGTCAAGTATTCCATGAGGAAACTAAGCAGCCATATCTTTAAATCTAGGAAGACCGATCATACTCCTTAA
- the LOC112628353 gene encoding olfactory receptor 4K2-like, translating to MEGFNYSRVSEFVLLGLTDSPELPILFFVVFSVFYLMTMLGNCLILLTVLSTSHLHSPMYFLLSNLSLIDMCLSSFATPKMIMDFFAQRKTISFEGCISQIFFLHLFTGTEIVLLISMSFDRYIAICKPLHYSTIMSRRVCVELVLVSWTVGFLHTMSQLAFTLYLPFCGPNVVDSFFCDLPLVIQLACIDIYVLGIFMISTSGVIALISFLLLLTSYIIVLITVRDYSSTGSAKALSTCTAHFIVVLMFFGPCIFIYVWPTTNFLVDKILSVFYTIFTPFLNPLIYTLRNQEVKTAMKKKLNTQYFSLGKTVP from the coding sequence ATGGAGGGGTTCAACTATTCCAGAGTATCTGAATTCGTGTTACTTGGACTTACTGATTCACCTGAACTCCCGATACTCTTCTTTGTGGtgttttctgtcttctatttAATGACCATGTTGGGCAACTGCCTGATTTTGCTCACTGTCCTATCCACCTCACACCTTCACTCTCCCATGTACTTCCTGCTCAGCAACCTGTCTCTCATTGACATGTGCCTGTCCTCCTTTGCCACACCAAAGATGATTATGGACTTTTTTGCTCAGCGTAAGACCATCTCTTTCGAAGGCTGCATTTCTCAGATCTTTTTTTTGCACCTCTTCACCGGGACTGAGATTGTGCTGCTGATCTCCATGTCTTTTGACAGGTATATTGCCATATGTAAACCTCTCCATTATTCAACAATTATGAGCCGAAGAGTGTGTGTTGAGCTTGTGCTAGTTTCTTGGACAGTGGGCTTTCTGCATACAATGAGCCAATTAGCTTTTACCCTCTATTTGCCCTTCTGTGGTCCCAATGTTGTAGACAGTTTTTTCTGTGATCTTCCTTTGGTCATCCAGCTAGCTTGTATAGATATTTATGTTCTTGGGATCTTCATGATTTCAACCAGTGGTGTGATTGCTCTTATAAGTTTTCTGCTTTTGCTCACCTCCTACATCATTGTTCTTATTACTGTCAGGGACTACTCGTCCACAGGATCCGCCAAAGCTCTTTCTACTTGTACAGCACATTTTATTGTTGTGCTAATGTTCTTTGGGccctgtattttcatttatgtgtGGCCTACCACAAACTTCCTGGTAGACAAAATTCTCTCTGTTTTCTATACCATCTTCACTCCCTTTCTGAATCCACTTATCTATACTTTGAGAAACCAGGAAGTGAAGACAGCAATGAAGAAGAAACTGAATACCCAATATTTCAGTCTTGGGAAAACTGTTCCATGA